The following are encoded together in the Nocardioides thalensis genome:
- a CDS encoding manganese efflux pump, whose product MTTAELVVLAFALAMDAVAVSLAEGLRLRRPPWRAALLMAAMFGLFQALMPVLGWVLAFWAADAVSEATPWIAFGLLAIIGGKMIKESFEDEDDHTTPVVTVRSVLPLAIATSIDAAAVGVTFGVLEVSVAPAVTLIGVVTFALSLGAVFIGARAGERLGRWATLVGGVILVGIGLRILLSHLLG is encoded by the coding sequence GTGACCACCGCTGAGCTCGTCGTGCTGGCGTTCGCCCTCGCCATGGACGCCGTCGCCGTGTCCCTCGCGGAGGGCCTCCGGCTCCGTCGGCCACCGTGGCGGGCCGCCCTGCTGATGGCGGCGATGTTCGGCCTGTTCCAGGCGCTGATGCCGGTGCTCGGCTGGGTGCTGGCGTTCTGGGCCGCCGACGCCGTCAGCGAGGCGACGCCGTGGATCGCGTTCGGGCTACTCGCGATCATCGGCGGGAAGATGATCAAGGAGTCGTTCGAGGACGAGGACGACCACACCACGCCGGTCGTGACCGTCCGGTCGGTGCTGCCGCTGGCGATCGCGACGTCGATCGACGCCGCGGCCGTCGGCGTGACGTTCGGCGTGCTCGAGGTCTCCGTCGCCCCGGCGGTCACCCTGATCGGGGTCGTCACGTTCGCGCTCTCGCTGGGCGCGGTCTTCATCGGCGCGCGGGCGGGGGAGCGGCTCGGCCGCTGGGCCACCCTGGTCGGCGGCGTGATCCTGGTCGGGATCGGGCTCCGGATCCTGCTCAGCCACCTGCTGGGGTGA
- a CDS encoding SDR family NAD(P)-dependent oxidoreductase, giving the protein MTDPAAPRPNSPTERIDPDELAIAIKVLRQIPELHPDHDDVRTMKRAASYMYKLIKKQRRAEIRLERQRHDQDIIERTATGSPMRIDDETAGIPLVSTAQGAFAGELITARGCYICKEDFTLVDAFYHWLCPRCAALSHAKRDQRTDLTGKRALLTGGRAKIGMYIALRLLRDGAHTTITTRFPKDAVRRFSAMEDSADWLHRLKVVGIDLRDPTQVIALTDDVAAEGPLDILINNACQTVRRSPGAYSHLVEGESAPLLPLADGRDLPEMVTFDRISEAHPAAIAGALEEHAVAHHEGESPAAAAAAHSAATITALALKAGNASLEAHLAGTAVDAGGLLPDMQTTNSWTQHVDEVDPLELLEVQFCNSIAPFLLVSRLRPAMRAAVQGGARRAYVVNVSAMEGQFSRRYKGPGHPHTNMAKAALNMMTRTSAGEMFETDRILMTAVDTGWITDERPHQEKLRIAAEGWHAPLDLVDGAARVYDPIVRGEAGEDLYGCFVKDYAPSPW; this is encoded by the coding sequence GTGACCGACCCCGCTGCACCTCGCCCGAACTCGCCGACGGAGCGGATCGACCCCGACGAGCTCGCGATCGCGATCAAGGTCCTGCGCCAGATCCCCGAGCTGCACCCGGACCACGACGACGTGCGCACGATGAAGCGCGCGGCGTCGTACATGTACAAGCTCATCAAGAAGCAGCGCCGGGCCGAGATCCGACTGGAGCGGCAGCGGCACGACCAAGACATCATCGAGCGGACCGCGACCGGCTCGCCGATGCGGATCGACGACGAGACCGCGGGCATCCCACTGGTGTCCACCGCGCAGGGCGCGTTCGCGGGCGAGCTGATCACTGCCCGCGGGTGCTACATCTGCAAGGAGGACTTCACGCTCGTCGACGCGTTCTACCACTGGCTGTGCCCGCGATGCGCCGCGCTGAGCCATGCCAAGCGTGACCAGCGCACCGACCTCACCGGCAAGCGGGCGCTGCTGACGGGCGGCCGGGCGAAGATCGGGATGTACATCGCGCTGCGGCTGCTGCGCGACGGCGCGCACACGACGATCACGACGCGGTTCCCGAAGGACGCGGTGCGCCGGTTCTCGGCGATGGAGGACTCCGCCGACTGGCTGCACCGGCTCAAGGTCGTCGGCATCGACCTGCGCGACCCCACGCAGGTCATCGCGCTCACCGACGACGTGGCTGCCGAGGGGCCGCTCGACATCCTGATCAACAACGCGTGCCAGACCGTACGGCGCTCGCCGGGCGCCTACTCCCACCTGGTCGAGGGTGAGAGCGCGCCGCTGCTGCCGCTGGCCGACGGGCGCGACCTCCCCGAGATGGTGACCTTCGACCGGATCTCCGAGGCGCACCCGGCGGCGATCGCGGGTGCGCTCGAGGAGCACGCGGTCGCCCACCACGAGGGGGAGTCGCCCGCGGCTGCGGCCGCCGCCCACAGCGCCGCGACCATCACGGCCCTCGCGCTCAAGGCGGGCAACGCGTCGCTCGAGGCGCACCTCGCGGGGACCGCCGTCGACGCGGGTGGGCTGCTGCCTGACATGCAGACCACCAACTCGTGGACCCAGCACGTCGACGAGGTCGACCCGCTCGAGCTGCTCGAGGTGCAGTTCTGCAACTCGATCGCGCCGTTCCTGCTGGTCTCACGCCTGCGCCCGGCGATGCGGGCCGCCGTCCAGGGCGGCGCGCGACGGGCCTACGTCGTGAACGTCTCGGCAATGGAGGGCCAGTTCTCGCGGCGCTACAAGGGCCCGGGCCACCCGCACACCAACATGGCGAAGGCCGCGCTCAACATGATGACCCGCACCAGCGCGGGGGAAATGTTCGAGACCGACCGCATCCTGATGACGGCCGTCGACACCGGCTGGATCACCGACGAGCGGCCGCACCAGGAGAAGCTGCGCATCGCCGCCGAGGGCTGGCACGCCCCGCTCGACCTCGTCGACGGAGCGGCCCGGGTCTACGACCCGATCGTCCGTGGCGAGGCCGGTGAGGACCTCTACGGCTGCTTCGTGAAGGACTACGCGCCCAGCCCGTGGTGA
- a CDS encoding DUF559 domain-containing protein gives MGGLTATEALERLGGIAGAASVIQLSSRRRLRTSVANGSVLKLGPNRYALPTSQAGLAAAVALRGHLSHLTAAAHWGWEIWQQPPVASIVVPASSTVLSTHCDLRRTDLKPGEVDGWATSKMRTVLDCARDLPFTAALAVADSAMRHGDVLHEELVSAAKREPEHVRRVAEWADPRPANPFESALRALTVQAGLLVVPQFATTCGEQTYHPDLANPFLGIAVEAESWGFHSDKETHDRDCVRFNAMTAAGWLVLRFTWNHVMWSPSYVMATIQEAITEKAA, from the coding sequence GTGGGTGGGTTGACTGCGACAGAGGCGCTGGAGCGGCTCGGCGGTATCGCCGGTGCCGCGTCCGTGATCCAGCTGTCCTCACGCCGGCGGCTCCGCACTTCCGTCGCCAACGGCAGCGTCCTCAAACTCGGTCCCAACCGATACGCGCTTCCCACCTCCCAGGCCGGACTCGCGGCGGCGGTCGCTCTCCGTGGCCACCTCAGCCATCTGACCGCAGCTGCCCATTGGGGCTGGGAAATCTGGCAGCAACCACCTGTCGCGTCGATCGTCGTCCCGGCGTCGAGCACAGTCCTGTCGACACACTGCGACCTGCGACGGACCGACCTGAAGCCTGGCGAAGTCGACGGCTGGGCCACGTCGAAGATGAGGACGGTGCTCGATTGCGCGCGCGACCTTCCGTTCACCGCCGCCCTCGCTGTGGCCGACTCGGCCATGCGTCACGGAGACGTCCTGCACGAGGAGCTCGTCAGCGCCGCGAAGCGTGAGCCCGAGCACGTCCGACGGGTGGCTGAGTGGGCCGACCCGCGCCCCGCCAACCCCTTCGAGTCGGCGTTACGTGCGCTGACCGTCCAAGCCGGTCTCCTGGTCGTCCCGCAGTTCGCGACGACCTGCGGCGAACAGACCTATCACCCCGACCTGGCCAATCCTTTCCTCGGCATCGCCGTCGAGGCGGAGTCCTGGGGCTTCCATTCAGACAAGGAGACCCACGATCGTGACTGTGTGCGCTTCAACGCGATGACAGCCGCGGGATGGCTCGTGCTCAGGTTCACCTGGAACCACGTGATGTGGTCACCGAGCTACGTCATGGCAACGATCCAGGAAGCGATCACCGAGAAGGCCGCCTGA